Proteins from a genomic interval of Syngnathus typhle isolate RoL2023-S1 ecotype Sweden linkage group LG15, RoL_Styp_1.0, whole genome shotgun sequence:
- the gab3 gene encoding GRB2-associated-binding protein 3, with product MSAGDVVCTGWLIKSPPEKKLKRFAWRKRWFVLRRGRMSGNPDVLEYYQSKSSKKPIRIIDLKECKVEMLNGQLGIKRDFQEKHLFVVKTSARMFYLVAKTEEEMNVWISSISHICQFGNHEEAGSSEEGFPHTPASLQPSSDNSDRVCLSSQQGSSHPPDYLVLSQCGTGSGSTCRHNSFSNSDTSLEQKSTEDVFKDIVPSPPCSGSSSFNCISQFRLSPSPFPHGMLSNPPLSAPCTALAPPSSSSPLHLCAMSVFQFDKPYSRASFEAAKDKQTPPPLPPKPNHLPDEGIRRPRAMSARHCPKHVAPLFRRTSLSSLDHFTIDADSRSTGNRRQTFNVVRQSWHNQSQQDESYVAMVSTPSRVSVVEGDAYIPMSPISMPDTNKKVKATKTLSSLVCQPGEFAPPPIHRHLKPCLRRARPPPLDLRGLSTITECPAHHPLSRTKTDSCFSFSGTCLSYEGSFENGDNSRDEDAKWATTESRQRFSLNVEGVVQPWARRSNLDYLSLDFNSASPSPVQKKPLLSDEHRVDYVQVDEKKTQALQNTKMEWIDVRQSKT from the exons ATGAGTGCTGGGGATGTGGTCTGCACTGGCTGGCTCATTAAATCACCCCCGGAGAAGAAACTCAAGCGATTT GCATGGAGAAAACGTTGGTTTGTCCTACGAAGAGGTCGCATGAGCGGGAACCCTGATGTGTTGGAGTACTACCAAAGTAAAAGTTCCAAAAAGCCAATCCGCATCATTGACCTGAAAGAGTGCAAGGTGGAAATGCTGAACGGGCAATTGGGGATAAAGCGTGACTTCCAAGAAAAGCATCTCTTTGTGGTAAAGACTTCTGCTCGTATGTTCTACCTGGTGGCCAAGACTGAGGAGGAGATGAACGTCTGGATCAGCAGCATCAGTCATATTTGCCAGTTTGGCAACCACGAGGAAGCAG gGAGCTCTGAAGAAGGATTTCCTCACACCCCAGCATCACTTCAGCCGTCAAGTGACAACTCTGACCGGGTTTGTCTATCAAGTCAACAGGGCTCTAGTCACCCACCCGATTATCTTGTCTTGTCCCAATGCGGGACAGGAAGTGGAAGCACTTGCAG ACATAACAGCTTTTCAAATTCTGATACTTCTTTGGAGCAGAAGTCGACAGAAGATGTTTTCAAGGACATTGTGCCCTCACCTCCCTGCAGTGGCTCGTCATCTTTTAACTGCATTTCTCAGTTCCGCCTCAGTCCATCTCCGTTCCCACACGGGATGCTGAGCAACCCTCCTCTCAGCGCGCCTTGCACCGCCCTAGCGCCACCTTCCTCCTCATCTCCGCTCCATCTCTGCGCTATGAGCGTCTTCCAGTTTGACAAACCATACTCCCGTGCGTCATTTGAGGCCGCCAAGGACAAGCAAACACCTCCTCCGCTGCCACCTAAGCCCAACCATCTGCCTGATGAAGGCATTCGCAGGCCGAGGGCAATGAGTGCACGGCATTGCCCAAAACATGTCGCGCCGCTTTTCCGAAGGACATCTTTGTCAAGCTTGGACCATTTCACAATTG atgCTGACAGCAGATCAACAGGAAACAGAAGGCAGACTTTTAATGTGGTGAGACAATCATGGCACAACCAAAGCCAGCAAGACGAGTCCTACGTCGCCATGGTTTCCACACCGTCACGTGTCAGCGTTGTTGAAGGTGACGCTTACATTCCCATGAGCCCCATCAGCATGCCCGatacaaacaaaaaagtcaagGCCACCAAGACTCTCAGCTCCCTCGTGTGCCAACCGGGAGAATTTGCACCTCCTCCGATCCACCGTCATCTCAAACCTTGTTTAAGGAGAG CTCGACCGCCACCTCTTGATTTGAGAGGCCTCTCTACAATCACTGAATGTCCCGCACATCATCCTTTGAGCAGAACAAAGACTGATTCGTG TTTCAGCTTTTCTGGAACGTGTTTATCTTATGAAGGAAGCTTTGAGAACGGGGACAATTCAagagatgaagatgcaaagtggGCCACAACG GAGTCAAGACAACGCTTCTCCCTCAATGTCGAAGGAGTTGTTCAACCTTGGGCAAGAAGATCAAACCTTGACTATTTATCATTGGATTTCAACTCAGCTTCTCCTTCTCCTGTACAGAAG AAGCCTCTTCTTTCTGATGAACATCGGGTAGATTACGTGCAGGTTGATGAGAAGAAGACTCAGGCACTACAAAACACCAAGATGGAATGGATAGATGTGCGACAGTCCAAAACATAA